The segment GCCCGGCAGCCATGCCTAGCGAGCCACCCATGAAGTCGAAATCCTGCACGGCAACGGTGACGTCGCGCTCATAGAGCTTGCCAGTGGCGACGATGACGGAATCATCGAAACCGGTTTTGGCGCGGTTTTCCTTGATCCGGTCGGGATAGCGCTTCTGGTCGCGAAATTTCAGCGGATCAACAGCGACGGAAGCAACGGGCACGAGCTTGTATTCGCCGTCGTCAAAGAAGGTCTTGAGCCGGTCAGCCGGCTTGATCTTCATATGGTAGCCCGAATTGGGCACGACCCACTGATTGGCTTCGAGGTCGCGATAGAACACCATCTCGCCGGACTCGGGGTCCTTGACCCAGAGATTTTCGGCAATGTCGGGCCGCTGGCCAAGCATGGAGCGGATTTTGGGGCGGACGAAATTATCGATCCAGTTCATAGCGAGCCTCGATAGCAGACGGTGTGCCACCTAGTGGCCAATTGTGGCAATTCTATCAGGCCCGACGCCCGAGGTTAAGGGCGCAGGCCGATATCCCACAGATGCGGGGACGGTCAGGCGCGAGCGCGCCTGGCGCCGGCGGCGATGTCGGAGACGAGACCGGTCAAAGCCGATACGGTGCGGTCGGTAGCCGCGCCCTCATCGAGTGACCTGGCAATGGCATCGACCAGCACAGTGCCCACGGCAATGCCATCGGCATGGCGGCCGATTTCCTCGGCATCCTCGGCCGTCTTGATGCCGAAGCCGACGATCACGGGAAGGTCGGTATGCTGCTTGATGCGCTGCACGGCCTCGCCGACCGCGGCGCGCGACTTGATCACCGCGCCGGTGATGCCGGTCATCGAGACATAATAGACAAAGCCGGAGGTGTTCTTGAGCACTACCGGCAAGCGCTGGTCGTCGGTGGTCGGGGTGATCAAACGGATGAAGTCGATGCCGGCCTTGAGGGCGGGGATGCAAAGCTCCTCGTCTTCCTCGGCCGGCAGATCAACGATGATCAGGCCATCGACACCGGCTTCCTTGGCGAGACCGAGGAATTTCTCGACGCCCATGGAATAGATCGGGTTGTAATAACCCATGATGACGATCGGCGTATTCTCGTCCTTGCGGCGGAATTCCTCGACCATGCCCAGGATGCCCATCAAGGTCTGGCCGGCCTTGAGCGCCCGTTGGCCGCCAAGCTGGATGGCGAGGCCATCGGCCATGGGATCGGAAAAGGGCATGCCCAGTTCGATGATATCGGCACCAGCCTGCGGCATGGCATTCATGATGGCCTGGCCAGTCGCCAGGTCCGGATCGCCACCCATCACATAGGCAGCAAAGGCGGGGCGGTTGGCGGCCTTGATTTCAACGAAACGCTTTTCGATACGCGACATGAGTTACAGCAGCCCCAAATAATTGCCGACGCTTTCGACATCCTTGTCGCCGCGGCCCGAGAGACACAGCACGATGGACTGGTCCCTGGACATGGTCGGCGCAATCTTCATCACCTGCGCCAGGCCATGCGCGCTTTCGAGCGCCGGGATGATGCCTTCCATCTTGGTGCACAGCTGAAAGGCTTCGAGCGCCTCATTGTCGGTGATCGGCTGATAGGTGACGCGCCCGGTATCGTGCAGGAACGAATGCTCGGGGCCGACGCCGGGATAGTCGAGGCCTGCCGAAATGGAGTGACCTTCGAGAATCTGCCCGTCATCGTCCTGCAGCAGATAGGTGCGGTTGCCATGCAACACACCGGGGCGACCGCCGGTCATCGACGCGGCATGGCCATTCTCGACGTCAATGCCATGGCCACCAGCTTCGGCGCCATAGAGCTTGACCTCGGCATCGTCGAGAAAGGCGTGGAAGGCGCCGATGGCATTGGAGCCGCCACCGACGCAGGCGACCACGGCGTCGGGCAACCGGCCTTCCATCTCCTGGAACTGCTGCTTGATCTCGGTGCCGATGACCGACTGAAAATCCCGCACCATTTCCGGATAGGGATGCATGCCGGCGGCGGTGCCGATCAGGTAATAGGTGTTTTCGACATTGGTGACCCAGTCGCGGATCGCCTCGTTCATGGCGTCCTTGAGCGTGCCCGCACCGGCTGTCACGGCGCGGACTTCTGCGCCCAGCATCTTCATGCGCAGAACGTTGGGGCGCTGCCGCGCGACGTCGGTCGCGCCCATGAAAATCGTGCAGGGCAGGTCGAACTTGGCGCAGACCGTGGCCGTCGCCACGCCATGCTGGCCGGCGCCGGTCTCGGCGATGATGCGGGTCTTTCCCATGCGCTTGGCCAGGAGAATCTGGCCCAGGCAATTGTTGATCTTGTGGGAGCCGGTGTGGTTGAGCTCTTCGCGCTTGAACCAGACTTTCGCACCGCCCAGCTTTTCGGTCAGGCGCCCGGCAAAATAGAGCGGGCTGGGGCGGCCGGTATAGTGTGTCGCCAGATCCTGCAATTCGGCGGCATAGGCCGGATCGAGCTTGGCGGCGCGATATTCCTTTTCGAGGTCCAGCACCAGCGGCATCAGCGTTTCGGCGACGAAGCGCCCGCCATAAATGCCAAAGCGCCCATGCTCGTCGGGGCCATTGCGCAGGGAATTGGTGCCGTCCATCTGGATACCCCTCGAAGCGCCGAGGGAACCCCGGATCGCCAGTTAACTTGCTGCTGCGCGCGCGTTGCGGATAAACGCTTCGATCAGCCGCTTGTCCTTGACCCCGGGCCGGCTCTCGACACCCGAGGACACATCCACCGCGAAGGGGCGGACAGTTCTTACGGCATCGGCAACGGTTTGCGGCGTCAGGCCACCGGAAAGCATGAAGGGGATGGACGGGTCAAGGCCTTCGAGCAGCGACCAGTCGAAGGTATCGCCCAATCCGCCCGGCCGGTCGGCACCCTTGGGCGGCTTGGCATCGAGCAGGATTCGGTCGGCGACATCGACGAAATCGGCAATATGGGCCACGTCTTCGGCCGATCCTATCGATACGGCCTTCATGATCTCGACACCAGCCTCGGCGCGGATCGCCTCGACGCGATGCGGGGATTCGGGGCCATGCAGCTGGATCCAGTCGGGTCCAAGCGCGGCCACTTCGGCAACGCAGCT is part of the uncultured Devosia sp. genome and harbors:
- the trpA gene encoding tryptophan synthase subunit alpha, which gives rise to MSRIEKRFVEIKAANRPAFAAYVMGGDPDLATGQAIMNAMPQAGADIIELGMPFSDPMADGLAIQLGGQRALKAGQTLMGILGMVEEFRRKDENTPIVIMGYYNPIYSMGVEKFLGLAKEAGVDGLIIVDLPAEEDEELCIPALKAGIDFIRLITPTTDDQRLPVVLKNTSGFVYYVSMTGITGAVIKSRAAVGEAVQRIKQHTDLPVIVGFGIKTAEDAEEIGRHADGIAVGTVLVDAIARSLDEGAATDRTVSALTGLVSDIAAGARRARA
- the trpB gene encoding tryptophan synthase subunit beta; translated protein: MDGTNSLRNGPDEHGRFGIYGGRFVAETLMPLVLDLEKEYRAAKLDPAYAAELQDLATHYTGRPSPLYFAGRLTEKLGGAKVWFKREELNHTGSHKINNCLGQILLAKRMGKTRIIAETGAGQHGVATATVCAKFDLPCTIFMGATDVARQRPNVLRMKMLGAEVRAVTAGAGTLKDAMNEAIRDWVTNVENTYYLIGTAAGMHPYPEMVRDFQSVIGTEIKQQFQEMEGRLPDAVVACVGGGSNAIGAFHAFLDDAEVKLYGAEAGGHGIDVENGHAASMTGGRPGVLHGNRTYLLQDDDGQILEGHSISAGLDYPGVGPEHSFLHDTGRVTYQPITDNEALEAFQLCTKMEGIIPALESAHGLAQVMKIAPTMSRDQSIVLCLSGRGDKDVESVGNYLGLL
- a CDS encoding phosphoribosylanthranilate isomerase produces the protein MADPLIIKICGIKTLDLLDVTIDAGADMVGFVHFARSPRHVSIEEIATLISAARGRIETCVLLVNPDNSCVAEVAALGPDWIQLHGPESPHRVEAIRAEAGVEIMKAVSIGSAEDVAHIADFVDVADRILLDAKPPKGADRPGGLGDTFDWSLLEGLDPSIPFMLSGGLTPQTVADAVRTVRPFAVDVSSGVESRPGVKDKRLIEAFIRNARAAAS